The genomic segment GAGATGTATGACGTGCGGGATTCGCATAAAGGTATCTCCTTTATGGAGTTCTTCGCGGTTCATCGGTATCATCCTCAGTGTATATTGTTTTGATAGCTCATTGaatctgtattttttttttgctggatAGGTCATTGAGCATTACAATTTCGCACTGTTGACTGCTGCCTTGTCTGTGAACTACCTCGATAGATTCCTCTCCACGTATGAACTTCCTGTAAGTCTAGCACTTTTTAGTATAAGTGGAAGCAATCCTACTCAAATTTCATAGAGTCGTTGCGGGTGAGTTCCAAATTATGCTCCCATCGCGGTTTCTCATGGCAGGAAGGCAAAGCTTAGATGATGCAACTCTTGACAGTGGTTTGCTTGTCTTTGACGTCAAAGATGGAGGAGACTTTTGTGCCACTCCCTTTAGACTTGCAGTTGAGTGAGTGAGTGTACTGCATAATCCAAAGACGTATCGATGACAGGCCACACGGCGCGTTAAAGGCGTGCtatttttctattgcataatcCAGAACCGACCAACTAGGTTTGCATACTTACCCATCGCCGCAAGCTGAATAATAATCAAATAGTAATGGACTCCGGCCGGCCATGTGACCACATCACCCGACCGGTCGTCCGTAGCTAGCTCTCGCTCTCACTCTGCAGTCCCGCAGCTGTGGAAGACTGCACATAGACAGTAAGCTATGTGCAACCTGTCAATCACTCAATCAATCATCCAAATTTACACTGTGCATACTACTGAAAACTGGAAAGACGAGGCAGCCACTCACTCTGGCATGGATTCGCATGGCTGCCTGGAATAATTTGGACTGACATGTGAATCATGCGCCGACCAGCTGATGCTATACACACTATGCCGTTGCTTTGTTCGGCTGTTCGTTTCCATGTTTTTCCACACGATACATTCTCTTTCTCCACACATAATCTATACACAAATGGCAGCTTTTGTCGTCTATCATCTCTTTGTCTTTCTCTCTAGCTAGTTTTGCATGAGGTAATATAACTATGGTTCAAAGAGACTGGTTTGGGAgagaattttgtttgaattattTACACTCATTGACCTTCTAAAACAATTGCCAATAATGACTATGGTTTGGGATGTAATATAACTATGGTTCAAGGTATCTTACTACTACTAATTGGGAGCACCTTTTAAGTCTTCACGTTAATCCTCAAATGAGATGCGCTAAAAAAAGAGATATCTGAACCCCTACATAAAGGAGATCTCGTCTAATGGCTAGATGTTCTAGTTTTCTAGAGGAAAAAAACCACATTATGGTAAGAAATCTTGAGGGCACCATTTTTGGTGAAACCTGAAGCGGGTCCATGCAGTACAGGAGAGTGCCGCAcggcaccccccccccccccggttacACGGCATTGGCAGTCAGTTACTTGCCTTGTTCAACACGTAGCCGTCAGAGAGGATCTACTTCATCTTAAACCATGTACTCTCGATCAACTATGGGTAATCTCTCTGCTCTTCCTCAGGATGTTAGGGATCTTGTATGTAACTCTGTAACGATAATTGTGTTTAATTAAGTTGTTCAATCTATGCAATGTGAACTTCATTACTTGTATCCTAAATTCATTCTTACAAGATGACACTCTAGTAGATAAGTGTAAATATGGTGTTTAGGCTTATATACCGACAACACCGTTATAGTGCGTTTGTAGATGATTTTGGCATATCCTTCCTACGTGACACCCTGGGTGAGGCGAGTCTCTTCATCTACAGCTTAACCATTGAGCATTGATCGTAGACACTTTAATCTAATCTTTGCATGCTTGTGAACCTAAATCCTAGGGAAGTTTGCTTTATCTATCTATTTACAACCCTACAACCATCCTCCATGTTTTCTGGGATCCATTCACTTTACAATCAACCTTTGTTTAGTTAGTATATATTTTCTTTAGCTAAATCTTTGATCCACTTATTCTCGAAGTTCGATGAATCTTTAAATACTCTAAGGGAATTGCTTCATTGACTCGTGCGCATAGGCAGTGTCAACACCTGCCTCTTttgttatgaaaaattagccCAAAGTACCCCCAATATCTGTTTCTAAATTACCCACCTCtgtcattataaaaaaaaactaaccatAAGAACCCAAATACCTATTTTAAATTATGCACATCTACCATTATAACAAAATTGACCCAAAGTGCTGATGCCTTGCAACGGTTCCATATGCTTTTCACCTAAACATTAATTTAGGTCTCTCTCAATTATACTGTGGagttcaaaaacaaaaaaaatataaaggaaATAATATACCATTGATGGACACACACATATAACGAATATTGTGAACAcgagaaaaacaagaaaataactTTGTGCAAGACTATGATTCGGTAGATGAATATAGTAAGAAAACATGGTAAATATGCACACTTCAGTTACCTCTAGATCTTAAATAATAGGCATTTCACAAAGTTCTATTATCCATatctttttctaaaaatatttctaacccGTGTAGGTGCAAGGGTTTATGGACCAGCAACATGTAAAACCTAGGTTCCCATGTACTAGCTGATAAACATACTATAGGTGCACAAGcacattaatttttttatttaattaacaATTAAGATAGGCAGCATGTATGATTGCGAGTATGTAACCACAGGGAATAACTCCTCCTCTAACAAAGGTTTAGAGAGGAGtatatatatcttaaaaaaataacatatatatatatatatatatatatatatatattaaaaagtagtatatatatatcagaaagtagtatatattttacttataaaaaatatatatttgtaaaaatagtatatattttagttataACAGAATTAACTATGAATCCAACATGAAGTATGTAACGCAGGGAATAACTGCAATTAGCACTATTAGGATATGGTGCGTCTGCCAATGACAAAAAGGTATCCGACTTTCCCCAAAGAAAGTTGGAGAGTTGACTATATGCACACGCATATACATTACCAGCAAGAAAGCCTAATAGCTAGGGTGATCTCATCGGTTGTAATTGATGTGTACAAACTAGAAAGTGCACTTGTCAATGCGACTATGCAACACGGTAATATAGTTATGCCATCGATGGCTAGCTAGGTAGCTGTGCCGCTCAACTCAATAGAAAATTACAGCAGTGCTACAAATGTAATGGTTGCGTATGTGCAATTTGGTTGGGCATGTTCAAGTACAGTCCGAACTGAAGAAAGGCAAGGTGCAGAGAGTCTTCGTTTGGTTTGGGCTGATTGATATGATTGAGCCGCGGAAATGGTTGAAGTGCAGCAGGCATGTACGCAGCAGGGTCAAATTTGTGCGGCAACGCGAGCTCACTAATTCAATGGCCGCACCCTACCTCTAGGGCGACGACAGATCCGATGGCTGCCTGCACGCTCATGTGTGGCAGCCATGAGTGGCACGCTCGTATGTTATCTAATATATATTACTATAAGCATTTGGCATGCACAGCCATTTTTGGTCAAATTTGGTCCGAATGCTTACCCTCTTACCATTTCCAGGTTGCTAATGCATAAATTTTCAGTACTCGATTTCTGTGATCATACTTCAACGCATGgaaaaaacaaagcaaaaaatCTGATAAAACTCTGTATGTTCTTAACATTTTCACACTAGTTATATAACTAAATAAGCATATTTTAAAAAGATTGTAAGCAAGTTAGTAAGAATTcaaaaagcaaaaatagaacACGTGGAAGTAAATCGCTCCATGCATATGAGAAATCACAATATTATATATGTACCTATGAGATATAATTAATCTGGTTGTATACTACCGTTAATTTgcctatataatataattaattggTATACCTACCCAACTAAAAGAATCTAAGAAATGAAACATCATATcgtcatcataaaaaaaaacatgcattaCATCATGGTCTCAAACATCACTCCATGCATCACTAACCTCAGTCACAATTCGTGCAGGAAGAAGCAAAAATATCACGTGAATATTATTAACCACAGCATCACTAACAGTGCCCCCAGTCACAATTCGTGCAGGAAGAAGCAAAAATATCACGTGAATATTATTAACCACAGCATCACTAACAGTGCCCCCAGTCACAATTCGTGCaggaagaagcaaaagaaagCCTCGATAAACTCCATAGATTCTCCACTCCATACATCCATGTAATAGGAAATTTTGTCAAAAAACATAAGCAAATCAAACAAATCAGTAAGCAAAAATACAATTATGTGTAAAGCAAATCAATTATTCCGGCTAAGAAACAAAGGCCAGCTTAGAgttaggattggaaaaaacCAAATCAACAGAACAATTGCACACAAATTTTACGACTTTGAAAGCAAAATTTGGATAGctacaaataaaattgaaaaagCAATTTGATGCATTAGCTAGGCAAAATTGAAGCAATTCCGTACCTCTAAAAAGCAGTTCCTAGACAAATTTGTATAATCCTGAAAGCAAATCGCTACAAAATGGCGATATCGCCAAAACTCGATGATCTGCCGTAGCACTCATGGGTAGGACGTAGTGGAAAACAAGCTGCCTAGACCCCAGAGCGTGGGACACCATCATGCTAGATTTGAAGTGGCTTTCCAACTCTTTGGTGACAAGGGTGCACGTGCGGTGGATCCTACCTTCGTCCAGATGATGACGAAGATGAGCACCTTGTCCCGGCCACCAGAAACGCACCAACCATCAGCTGCACCCTCCAGCTGTTGGATTTAGTAGACTTGCGACTCGACCTCACCCTTACAACAGAGAGAAAGATATATTTTTGGGAAAGGAATGAGCAGAGAAGCCACATCCTGAACAACATGGGTGCACGGGCGGCGGATACAGCATCCTTCCGGACTTCGACAAAGGTGAGGATCTCCTCCTAGCTACTAGAAACCGCACCAACCATCAGTTATACCTTTTAGCTGCTGGATCTAGTTGATTTGTGACCTAATCACCCCCTGCCCCTTCCCCTGCCCTTGCCCTTTCCCTCAGGGGCGCAGCCGAAGGATACATAGAATTGCAGTTGAGCTATTGACTGAACTGCAAGGCCGGCCGGTAGCATTGCGGCTGCATGCTAACTTAAGACCATTGATCGGTGAATCAAGACGAACATTCCTCTATAAACTGCTGTGCCTACGTACCAACAGCAATACTATTGACTTGAGCCTCAAAGAAAGTACGTGTTTCAGTGTTTGAACAACAGTCTAGCTACTGACGTGCCATTACGTACTGTAGCATATATATGGATTAATTGTACACACTGATGTGCAAGTGTGGAGTagtgacactactacagaataacatatcagtgccggttgaaaaatgaCTTCACAGttggtttttcaaccggcaatctttactcggcactgatagtcggatACTATCAATGCTAGTTTTGAAACCGTCACAGTGACTcaccatcactaccggtttgaatcacgaaccaatagtgataggtGGATCGGgagcaaaaataaaataaaatgagctGGCTCGACTGCCGATACCGCCGCTGCTCTCTGCCACCGCACCAGCTCTGACCGCACCGCCCGCCCCTCCATCAAATCGACTtatctcaaacacaagaacacaatcaaaTCGAGACTCATCTCTCATCCATATACGAGAACatatatcaaacacaagaacacatcTCATATACTCATCTCTCATCCATACACAAGAGCACATCTCAAAGATAAGAACACAATCCGTTGAAATCGAGCAAGCAGGAGGGTTCAGAAGAAGGAACGCTTGGTGGAGGACACCCTCCCGACGGCCCTCATGAAGTTGGCGAGCTCCAGCACGCATGCCACCTTGGTGCCCCACTTGGCCTCCACCGACGCGCGCTTCTCTTCCGTATTGTGCCGCACCTTGGCCACCTCGTTCTGCACCTTCTCCATCGCCTTGGCCTGCTTCTCCTCCAACTTCCTCTGCATACACATACATCGGTGCCCGACAAGTCGGAAATGGCGTTGTCGGATTGGGGGACGAAGACGTTAAAGGATGCATGCATCTTTGGTTTATGTCTGGATTTTAATTAGTGATTAATTACCTCATACTTCTTGAGCCAGGCTCTGGCCTTATCGACCTGGCGCCCTGCCCCTCGCTCGCATGCACGCGGCCCCTCAAAGCTTCGCAATGCGGCCGGGAGACGGAAcgagaggcgaagcagagccaAAACCCATCGTGGATCTCGCGAGGGGTGGAGTGGCAAGGGTCGATGGGGGAGGGGTGGGGGGAGGAGAGAGTGCTGAGGAGAGAGGTGGAGGTGGGAAGGAGGAACTGATGAGAGAAGGTTGCTCGTGATCAGATAAGATCAAGAGAGCGAGCTGCGTTGGACGTCAGGCACGAGCCAAAACTATAATTAATCAAAAATTCGGGTCTATAAGTAGTATCGGTGCTCGTTTAATactaaccggtactgatactacTTATCGGTGTCGGTTTTTGACTCAATGGATGAGCGGATGTCTGATTTTGCTattaactggcagtgatacattATCATTATCAGTTTTGACCAAAGCGACACTAATGAGCCGACATTTATACCTAAATTGTGTAGTGTGAGCTACTATTCGTATAGTACTAGTGctttcaaaaagaaagaaagaaagattcATAAAAGATACTGTAAAATTAAGGAGCAGGTCGATCATATCCCTGCatggatgcatcatgcatggtcTCCAAGGCCGGGATGGATATGATCGGATGATGTCGGCACGTTGGATATTCTTCGTACGTGGACAGCACACCGCAGGGTGCAGGATATCATTGGGCATGCACACTGTCGTACATGTGTACGTGTTCTAATATATCCTCATGGTATACTCCATGCCACGTATGAGTGTGTGATCTCTGCATCACTGCATGCATGTCTCTGTCGTAGGAAAGGGTTAACGTACGTACCATAATCCATCAATCGATGAGGGACCAAACATATAATTGATTCTTATCTCGTCGCATGCACCCAGGCAACCAATGTACCAAGTTAGTAAGGACGGGCGCAGGTGTCGCTGCAGATATAGATAGCTCATCAGTGATCGAGACTTGTCCATGCACGGCACGCACGCATTCACGTCCCTTTCCCACGTTTCGTCACTTGGGCCGTCAGCCCGAAATATAAACATGTGAACTACAAATACTCtaatttgagaaaccaagtaaAAAAATGTCTTAATTTGTATGTGATAAATTATTAAcaatagttgatgtatcttgAACTTAGTAATCATGTGTGTTATATATGTTTATTCTTGTTCTTGTCTAACTTGAGTTGACGGTGTTTGGAATTAGCGAATTCTTTTATGTATgtagaaaaattacatacatcAGAAGTTTCGATGTTTACCAGAAGTTTCAATGTGGGTAGTGTATACTTATCAGACTATTTATTGTAGAGAGTAATTTTTCAAGCGAAATTGGTGATCAATGCACCGGATTTCAATTTTTCGTTGGATTATTGCAGAAAGTGATTCAGTGGATTGACACACACCGTTCCGATGATGGACATGAGACCACTGTAAGCTTTCATCGGAACTTTTCTTGAGAGCAAAGTTTTTCTGGaatagatagtgttacactcaccggatggtccggtgttcaggagtaGAACACACCAGAACAgctggtgttcacgttttctgcaagatgtgctctgagttgaagtttttgattttgtactAACCtgaagatgttttggagtgtgaagaaatgtgtttgcttgtttcaaggtgtgcaggtgacagatacaacttggcagtcgacggtgggtgatcgaggctaagcgggtgcttggtgctggatggAGTCAATtatgatcctaactgtacacatgaagctcaaacaaatcatgaaacagaggatgaagatgtcGCATTGATGAAGTCAAAtgaaggggatgccgatgcaagtgataaggtgacacaagggatcgggagcagaaAAGACTTGCCAGTGTTCAATATCATAAGACGGAGGACACACGTAATCATCAGAGCTCTTACTTTAAGTGGATGCAAGTGatggctagtcacgctttgagaagcgtgctaggatTTCACGGTTTGCCCTTAAAACTGTGGGAGGGCTATACGAGTGtgacaccatcgcgaagcttgcgtcgagacaaagctaagtcataaaggcatCGTGGTCGTTCGATGaatgaataaaaaaatagactaaaataccctcgatggtaggtagaacaagagaggggtattttggaaaaaaaacttgAGCCCCTTATAGCACCCATCTGAGAGCATTATGCTAGGATTTTAGTGGAGAGGagaatgagtgcttagcctatataatatgtgagagttttgattGATAAATCtgtgtaatccgtctaaaataggtttgatctctttgagtaatgaagtttatttatttcatatgcttgaattctcatccttctagtttctctctcttagttatcttgccttgtgtgcaagttttttctttctggttttgattttcgtttttgtttttgactgaaatttcaacacattatgagttcatttttttattgctagaggcataaaatacatatacacacacttaTGTAATGtagtcttgaattttcttgcttCTAGATAATAATTTAGAGATttttgttgctcggtgttcatctttttttatttctttggtagttatgatctttcaagtattaagacacatgaattaattttaaatagaacctatgttTCATATATCATCCGTAGAGTTGTGTTACCTCAATTTTCTTCTATTAAAACTTCtctcaatttttatttttgcttgagttttgaggtgcattgggtgattTAAATAGAAGAAGGTCatcgatttcgtaagaaatttattgaggtgTCTATTCACCTCTATAGTCGTCAATCTTGTTCGTACAAAATTAGAATTCTCGTTGAGGTATAAACATGTGAAGTAACTTTTATATTTTCGCTAGGAGGTCTAGGCTCAACCAAAAAGCTTTATCCACATATTAGAAAAATCATAAACAGTTTTAGATGATAAAGTCAAACACGTTTATTTTACTAATCCTTCTCTACCGTAAACTCCTTGAAGAAGCCACAAATATGATAGAGGTGTAAGGCCATCTCTTTGACTTTACCGTAATAATAATCAAGGAGAAAACTCATGGATCAACCTCACAAAAACAAAGGGCCAGTCAGAAGCCACGAGCTGAGCTGCCAAACGACCATCGCACATATCATTGACGGGCAGGGCAGCTCGACACGTGGTCGTCCACGTCATCTCCATCTTATCAAACCATTATTTTGCTTTCGTTCTACCCCAAGCACACGGGTGCCATACGTGGAGCCACGCCGATAACTACGCGCCCAAGGGCAAATTAGTCATTGTAAGTACTCAATTAGCTCCTAAATTAGTCATTGTAACTACGtgcataaaataaattaatttaaatatctattttcaaTCTAAAATAAGAACATAATGTTTCGATGAAAGACACTCTAACTATCTGTAGCTCTAACTCCAAATTTTTTTAAGCTATGATGAATAGCTCCAAAATATCTTGAAGttaaaacaaaatcaaacagACCTTAAGCTTGTTCATTGCTCCTGACAAGTGGCAATTGACTATTGTGCCCTTGTACGTCATACTAATCCATACTGGACCATACATACTGCACCCCTCTCTACAAGACAAGGCATGAATGGCATCTATAAATCCAAGGCCAAGTCCCTGCACCTCAAAAAATTCATGCTTCCCTTAGGAGGCTTGCAGTAGCTATCTTCTTCCAGCTA from the Phragmites australis chromosome 19, lpPhrAust1.1, whole genome shotgun sequence genome contains:
- the LOC133900309 gene encoding remorin 4.1-like, with the translated sequence MDYVPPSHLHLSPQHSLLPPPLPHRPLPLHPSRDPRWVLALLRLSFRLPAALRSFEGPRACERGAGRQVDKARAWLKKYERKLEEKQAKAMEKVQNEVAKVRHNTEEKRASVEAKWGTKVACVLELANFMRAVGRVSSTKRSFF